The Pelmatolapia mariae isolate MD_Pm_ZW linkage group LG10_11, Pm_UMD_F_2, whole genome shotgun sequence genome includes a region encoding these proteins:
- the LOC134636526 gene encoding uncharacterized protein LOC134636526 produces MMKLNAFLLLLLLGISLVSTYQNVALRGKSTQSTRLTDNPVSAAHNAIDGNRNSEFSVGSCTHTNEQTNPWWRVDLLQSYIITSVTIFNRGDCCQHRLSGLEIHIGNSLNNEGLENPKVGTISEGRTGESKLTFTNRVEGRYVTLTLPGSNRILTLCEVEVYGYPAPTDENLALQGKATQSSRYSFGIAYNAIDGNRNSKWEEASCTLTKKSMSPWWRLDLLKTHKVFSVRIVNQDSHPERLNGAEIRIGESLENDGNNNPRCAVITGIAGGAVADFKCNGTEGRYINIVIPKRNEFLSLCEVEVYGSRLDYPRGNSICFVRIFRMMKRSVFILLLLLRTTLASTYQNLATRGKATQSTCYPHARASALNAIDGNRNSDFMAGSCTHTNEQTNPWWKVDLLQSYVITSITVTNRGDCCHERLNGLEIHTGNSLVNDGLDNPMVGRISRIRLGKSFDLTFTNRVEGQYVTLTLPGSRRILTLCEVEVYGYPAPTEENLALQGKATQSSLYAFGNAFNAIDGNRNSKWEDASCTLTRKSMSPWWRLDLLKTHKVFSINIVNQDSLPERLNGAEIRIGDSLHNNGNNNSRCAVITSIAGDVVAKFTCNGTEGRYVNIVIPNREEFLSLCEVEVYGSRLD; encoded by the exons ATGATGAAACTGAATGCTTTCCTTCTGCTACTCCTCCTAGGAATAAGCTTGGTTTCCACTTATC AAAATGTGGCCCTGCGTGGTAAATCAACTCAATCAACCCGTTTAACTGATAACCCCGTGTCAGCTGCCCACAACGCGATTGATGGAAATCGTAATTCTGAATTTTCGGTTGGGTCTtgcacacacactaatgaacaGACGAACCCCTGGTGGAGAGTGGACCTGCTTCAGTCCTACATAATCACGTCTGTCACCATCTTCAACAGAGGAGACTGCTGTCAGCACAGACTCAGTGGGCTGGAGATCCACATAGGCAACTCTTTGAACAATGAAGGTTTAGAAAACCCAAA GGTTGGTACAATTTCTGAAGGTCGTACAGGTGAATCCAAATTGACTTTCACCAATCGGGTGGAGGGACGTTATGTAACATTGACTCTGCCTGGTTCAAATAGGATCCTCACACTCTGCGAAGTTGAAGTCTATGGATACCCTGCTCCAACCG ATGAGAATCTTGCACTCCAAGGAAAAGCCACACAGTCGTCAAGATATTCATTTGGCATTGCATATAATGCCATAGATGGAAATCGTAACAGCAAATGGGAAGAGGCTTCCTGCACTCTCACAAAAAAATCAATGAGTCCGTGGTGGCGACTTGATCTGCTCAAAACACATAAAGTGTTTTCTGTTAGAATCGTTAATCAAGATTCTCACCCAGAACGACTCAATGGAGCCGAAATCCGCATTGGAGAATCTCTTGAAAACGATGGCAACAATAATCCCAG GTGTGCCGTGATCACAGGTATTGCAGGAGGTGCTGTTGCTGATTTCAAGTGCAATGGGACAGAGGGCCGCTACATTAATATCGTCATTCCTAAGAGAAATGAGTTCCTAAGTCTGTGTGAGGTCGAAGTGTATGGCTCGAGACTAGATTA TCCCAGGGGAAACAGTATCTGCTTTGTTCGGATCTTCAG AATGATGAAACGGAGTGTTTTCATTTTGCTGCTCCTCCTGAGGACGACTTTGGCTTCTACTTATC AAAATCTGGCTACGCGTGGTAAAGCAACTCAGTCAACCTGTTACCCGCATGCTAGGGCATCTGCCCTCAATGCGATCGATGGAAACCGTAATTCTGACTTTATGGCGGGGTCGtgcacacacactaatgaacaGACCAATCCCTGGTGGAAAGTGGACCTGCTTCAGTCCTACGTCATCACTTCCATCACCGTCACTAACAGAGGAGACTGCTGTCATGAAAGGCTCAACGGGCTGGAGATCCACACTGGCAACTCTTTGGTCAATGACGGTTTAGATAACCcaat GGTTGGTAGAATTTCTCGAATTCGTTTGGGCAAATCCTTCGATCTGACCTTTACCAAtcgtgtggagggacagtatgTAACTTTGACTCTGCCCGGTTCACGAAGGATCCTCACACTCTGCGAAGTGGAAGTCTATGGATACCCTGCTCCAACTG AGGAGAATCTTGCACTCCAAGGAAAAGCCACACAATCCTCACTGTATGCATTTGGCAACGCATTTAATGCCATAGATGGAAATCGTAACAGCAAATGGGAAGATGCCTCCTGCACTCTCACACGAAAATCAATGAGCCCCTGGTGGCGACTTGATCTGCTCAAAACACATAAAGTGTTTTCTATTAATATAGTAAATCAAGATTCTCTTCCAGAACGACTCAATGGAGCCGAGATTCGCATTGGCGATTCCCTTCACAACAACGGGAATAACAACTCCAG
- the LOC134636552 gene encoding fucolectin-1-like produces the protein MKHISALVLLLLLGMSSARSYQNVALRGKATQSSRINEVLSAAYAAIDGNRDSDLRHGSCSHTYQQTNPWWRVDLLESYIVTSLTITNRGDCCHERLNGLEIYIGNSLNNDGLINPKVGKISEVGAGKSYTVNFAGRVEGRYVTLTLPGSQRILSLCEVEVYGYHAPTGENLALQGKASQSSLYTIGIAYNAIDGNQNSIWNGASCTHTKHDFSPWWRLDLRKTHKVFSVKVLNVIDSLPQRLNGAEIRIGDSLENNGNYNPRCAVISSIPGGSIQEFHCNASDGMGMDGRYVNIVIPGRHEYLTLCEVEVYGSVLD, from the exons ATGAAACACATTTCAGCACTGGTTTTGCTCCTTCTCCTGGGAATGTCCTCAGCACGCAGCTATC AAAATGTGGCCCTGCGTGGCAAAGCAACCCAGTCATCCCGTATCAATGAGGTATTGTCGGCTGCCTACGCTGCAATTGATGGAAACCGTGATTCTGACCTTCGCCATGGATCATGCTCGCACACCTATCAACAGACCAACCCCTGGTGGAGAGTGGACTTGCTCGAGTCCTACATTGTCACTTCCCTCACCATCACCAACAGAGGAGACTGCTGTCATGAAAGGCTCAACGGGTTGGAGATCTACATAGGCAACTCTTTGAATAACGATGGCTTAATAAACCCAAA GGTTGGAAAAATTTCTGAAGTTGGTGCAGGCAAATCCTACACTGTGAATTTCGCTGGTCGTGTGGAGGGGCGTTATGTAACCTTAACTCTTCCTGGTTCACAAAGGATCCTCTCACTCTGTGAAGTGGAAGTCTATGGATATCACGCTCCAACTG GAGAAAATCTTGCACTTCAAGGAAAAGCCTCACAGTCCTCACTCTATACAATTGGTATTGCCTATAATGCCATCGATGGAAATCAAAACAGCATATGGAATGGGGCATCATGCACTCATACAAAACATGACTTCAGTCCCTGGTGGCGACTCGATCTGCGCAAAACTCATAAAGTTTTTTCTGTTAAGGTATTGAATGTAATAGATTCTCTCCCACAACGACTAAATGGAGCCGAGATCCGCATTGGAGATTCTCTTGAAAACAATGGCAACTATAATCCCAG GTGTGCTGTGATCTCAAGCATCCCAGGAGGTTCCATTCAAGAGTTCCACTGTAACGCGAGTgacgggatggggatggatggcCGCTATGTTAACATAGTCATCCCTGGAAGACATGAATACCTGACTCTGTGTGAGGTGGAAGTGTATGGCTCTGTCCTCGATTAG
- the LOC134636553 gene encoding pentraxin fusion protein-like: MKHSSGLFLLLLLGTCSAHTYQNVALRGRATQSKQFNHQLADANNAIDGNRESDYNAGSCACSEKQTNPWWRVDLLDSYIVTSVTITNRRDCCPERLNGAEIHIGNSLQDNGAGNPVVAVISHIPAGRSLTITFTRLVEGRYVTVVLPGINKYLTLCEVEVYGYRVPTGENLAIQGKATQSSLHSIGVAYNAIDGSRANNWNQASCSHTNADFSPWWRLDLGKAHKVFSINITNQGDGVPQRINGAEIRIGNSLDNNGNNNPRCTVISSIPAGFTENFQCDGMEGRYVNIVIPGRSEHLILCEVEVYGSRLD, from the exons ATGAAACACAGTTCAGGTCTGTTTTTGCTGCTTCTGTTGGGGACGTGCTCAGCACACACCTATC AAAATGTGGCCTTACGGGGAAGAGCAACCCAGTCAAAACAATTCAATCATCAGCTGGCAGATGCCAACAATGCCATTGATGGAAACCGTGAATCTGACTATAATGCTGGATCATGTGCCTGCTCTGAAAAACAGACCAACCCCTGGTGGAGAGTGGATCTGTTGGATTCCTATATTGTCACCTCTGTGACCATCACTAACAGAAGAGATTGCTGCCCAGAAAGGCTCAATGGGGCAGAAATTCACATCGGCAACTCTTTACAAGATAATGGTGCTGGAAATCCGGT gGTTGCTGTAATTTCTCACATCCCAGCAGGCAGGTCTTTAACAATTACTTTTACCAGACTTGTGGAGGGACGTTATGTAACTGTGGTCCTACCTGGTATCAATAAATACCTTACTCTCTGTGAAGTAGAAGTCTATGGTTATCGTGTCCCAACTG GAGAGAACCTAGCAATCCAAGGAAAAGCCACACAGTCTTCACTACATTCAATAGGCGTTGCTTATAATGCCATAGATGGCAGTCGTGCCAACAACTGGAACCAAGCTTCATGTAGTCATACAAATGCCGACTTCTCCCCCTGGTGGCGACTGGACCTGGGCAAAGCCCATAAAGTGTTTTCTATTAATATTACCAATCAAGGAGATGGTGTTCCCCAGAGAATCAATGGAGCTGAAATTCGAATCGGAAATTCTCTAGACAACAACGGCAACAATAATCCCAG GTGTACTGTGATCTCAAGCATCCCTGCAGGTTTCACTGAAAACTTTCAGTGTGACGGGATGGAAGGTCGCTATGTCAACATTGTCATCCCGGGAAGAAGTGAGCATCTGATTCTATGTGAGGTGGAGGTGTACGGTTCCAGATTGGATTAG